The DNA segment GTGTGCACTTTTGTGCGACCTATTTTTAGTCTTTGTTGAAATGGAGATGGATGAACTGATGGAACAAAGGATCAGTTTCAAATTTTTCGTAACTTGGGCAAGAATGGTGCAGAAATTCATCAAATGTCAAAAGGCCTACGGAAAGGATGCCCTAAAGGAAAGAACTGTGTTCAAGTGAGCCCAGCATTTCCAGGATAGCTATGAAGACTCCAAGAACAATGCATGATCAGAACCCCCTACCTCATGTGAAGATCAGAGCATTTTACATGTGCATTCTCTTGAGCTCAGTGACTGTCCAATCACTGTTTGAATGATACAAGAAACACTTAATTTTGGAAAGTCGTCCATTGACAGGATTTTGAGTGAAAGTATAGAAATGAATAAGGTTTGCACAAACGTGGTGCCAAAATTGCTGCCTCCTGAGCAAAAGTTGTGACAAAAAGGAATGTTGTATTGATGGGACAATTCAGATGACAGAGATGAATGCTTGTAAAGGGTTATCACCAGGAACCACACTTAAATTTATGAACATGACATTGAGCTGGTCGCAGAGCAAGagcaagcaaagaaaaagaaagaaaggaaagaaatgcaaCAGAACAAAGCAAAAGTCAAAGTAATTTTGACGGTGATTTTTAATGCCATGAAATTGTGCACTATGATTTGTACCAGAAGGGCAAACTCAATGCAGCTTTCTACATGGAGGCTCTGACGCATGCAAACGATCATGCACTCCGTGTGAGCAAATTTGCTAAAAGGGGGATGCTGGATTCTGCACAATAATAATGCCCCTGCACACTCTGCATTGATAATGCGCAAGTTCATCGCATGCAATTCCATCAGATGACTGTGCTAGAAACACCCTCCCTATTAGCCGCATTTATCCCTTTGTGACTCTGTTCCCCAAATGCAAGCTGGTGTTCCAGGGAGCGGTATTTTGGGCATGTAGTGCATTTGGAAAGGAGACATCGCTGCTGAAGCAATTAAGAAGACTTCCAATGGTGCTCCTGGCAATAGAAATAGAGGTGGAGCCAGTGCACCATGTCTAATGGGATTATTTTGAAGGAGACCGCATCACTGTATCTTAAAGTTTGTAAAATGAATGTTTCTTTAAGTGCTGCATGAATCTTTGGGACAGACTTGGTACATACTCAGTTTATTAACAATGATTTGCCTTCAGGTGAAgtccacaagcagcagcaaatttGGAACAGCTGAGACAGAAGAGCAGTGGATTGTTTTTCGTTCGCAAATAATTTTTTCAGAAACTTCGGAAACTTTCTCAAAGCAGGTAGCCCCTCTAATGTTCCTTCACAGATTTATATAGTTGGAGGCTGACGAGCAAAACTTTttgtgaacagggtttatttttCGTAAACCTTCATGAAACCTTTGTACAATCACAGAACGAGCCAAAATTCATAAACTTTATGAAATATTTGGAAAGTTTGCAGTTATAACATTGTACAGACATGTTTGTTTACACTGGTATGCCACAATGAACTTCCTGAACCAATTAGCACAGACATAGCTGCACACTGCACTCAGGCAATGCACCCTTGCACCTCTTTTCAATCAACTCCCGAATGGCTACATCGATTtatattgtcacatagtagtgtCTGTGAATAATGCAGCGGTAAGACCGTGAATGATGgaattaactttttattgggcgaacttgtgcacacaaatgcaagttacactcaaagcacagcaatagcaGTGAACACGGTTGGCAATCATCGAAAATTTCATCTACCAgtcaagtgcatcggcttttatacacaagccatcgaacgttccagagtaatcactggtgcccgcgtatcttccagaaagttctacaccatttgtgtcgtgcatacatgcaatcaaattacacaaagttcggtgacaacagacagcagatagaaccattgataacattccagaaacttccaatataTGCAGGCACGTTCCGCGCTGAgcgttaacatttgttagacggtgaaaagtgcTCCCACGAAAAGGATAAAgaaagtccacgtgtcaatatttaatCAGTATACAGTATCTGTCATCACATGGTGGGTAAAATGTAATTGTCTTAGCAGTAGTGTGCTTGTAGCCTGAATCCTGCAAGATGGGCAATGTTTATTTGCTTCCAAAACTATATATATTCGCTCACTTTCTACAAGAACATCGAAAAAGCTTACAATATATGGTTGAATGAATTAATTTATTGTTATGACTTTAACTATGCACCGCATGAAGAATAGATTCCCCCATAGCTAGCacaatcctcctcctcctccatataCAGCACTGTTTCGAGCAGCACAAGTGGCAAACACAATATGTTGCAAGGCCCCATTCAACAAGTTCATCACAACAGTTTTCCTTCCAAGGCTAGACGAAACTAACGCCACATGGATGTTTCGGAAGCGCAGGTGGGTTCGTTGTCATATATACACTATGGACAGCTCCATTGGTTTGCCTCGCGCTGCTAAGTTCCACAAACCTCACTGGAAAACAGTGTGCGAGTAAGCTAGCTATATAACTAGGCGCAGCTGGTATACACACACAAGTGCAGCATAATGGAAACCATTTTGCAGTAAGCAGAGTGCAGCACTAGACCGAGACAACACTGGTTACCTGATCATCTCTCCTTTTCCAAGACTCCCAGTCGTCCCCTCGTTCCTGAGGTTTGCCAGCCTGAggagcggcttgtttcgcattgGCCTGTTTGAACAATGACAGTAGAGCATGAGAACATGATCATTCCTTTCAAATTATTCAAGCACGAACACTAATCTCAATTTATGCAATATACTCCATAGACCCCGGAATTACAACAGAAGAATGCCACACACTTTAAATGCGAGAAAGTGCGGTCAGTTGTAACTACTGCTTAAACAGCCATTTAAAGAACTGCAAAGTGCGTTTAATTGAGCAGAGTCATTCTCCAGACACCGTAAATTTCCAGGCAGATTTAACGCGCAAGATTCAATCTTAAAGAGAGTGGTTTGAGCTGGTTGCTAGTTATCGGCTGCAAAGTGAAACTACGGTGCCACCAGATTGAGGCACATAACGTAAGCCTTACGCACCTTCAGATTGCTGGGAAGCAAGTTCACATAACATAGGTAAGCATTCAATTGACCCCGCTAACATGCTAAGCACAATAAATATGTATGCGCCTGTTAGGTGTAGCGGCCAGAAAGCTAACATCAAAGAAACTAATGTAGTTGGAGCATACCTGGTTTTCCgccggcttcttcttcttcttgggtTTCGGCTTCGTTGTCACGGAGTTGCGATCCCCAGCTGAACCACTCTTTGCGGGCGGCGGTTTTTTTGTTGTCTTAGAATCCTCGGGATCTTCGCCTTCAACTTTCAGAACGGCAAAACGCGAAGGCAGGATAGCGGCCATTTCACCGCAATTCGGCTGCACTTAGAAAGTACCGAGTTTGTCACGACAAATAGAAATGGACGGCTCAATGGCACAAAATTCAGAACGACGCACACGTCAATCAAAGAGTTGCGCAGAGGAGTAGGCAACAAGACCACAGGCTTCTGGAGACACTGCAGAGAATCACCCTATACCAACGACTGAACCACGCGTTCAGAAAACGCAACTTTGTTTTCGTCGTCGCCGTGCACACGGTGGGAACACGTGCCGCTTAACTGACCCGATAAATCACACTGCAGAATGCCGTGGAAAACGAATCCACAAAACAGAGGTTTATAGTTTGCGAATCGGAGAAAACGCGCTTACTCCGTCATCCTCCAACGGCTTTAAACGCTGCTCACGACAACATATGACTGAATATGACAAGGAAGACAACCAACAACATCTCTGGCGCGACAATCGCTTGAGAGTTCTTGCAGTTCTTGTTTCTTCAAACCGCTTAAAACATAATAACGTCTTTTTGCCAAGCTGTAATGCTTAAaaccttatttattttatttaccttATATTCAGTAACACAGAGCACTGCGTGACTTTATTTTGTTGCCCAACAGTAAAAAAATTTAGCACTAGCTTTGGCGCAATCCGAAACAAAAAGCACCGCGGCACCACACATTGACTTCCTTAGCAACCATGCTAGCAACGAACCGACGCTGTCATGGCTGTCGTGGTTTGTTTTCTCGTGGTTTTACCACGACGTTGATAAGACGACAAGGTGCCCCTCGactgtacgttttttttttttttctaggcgcTTCATGACTTTCTCTGCTGCCATGGCCGCGGCGTCATTGAAGGCGGCTAAAAATGCCGTAAGAGCTGAAATGAAGAAGCAGCTGAAGTCGATGACAGCAGAAGACAGGCTCCGACAGTCTAAGATCATACTAGACAAGGTATTTACAACTCACTTAACTTGAACACAAAACAGCATACTTAAATTAAGATACGGCGTATGTTCACCGGCTGTGTGCTACAACTGACTGTTGTCATCTGCAGTTTGTAAACCATTCCCGCTACAAAGCAAGTAAACGAATATCCATTTTTGTGAACATGGAGACAGAAGTTTCGACGGAGCCCATCATTCGACAAATCATCAACGACGGCAAAGAGTGCTTCATCCCAAAATACGAGTAagtcttttaaaaaaaatttccaaCGTTGGACGTCCGCGTTTTCGTTCGGAGCACTTCGTTCAACAGTAATATGTTATTTTGAAATTATATAGCGATCAGTCACAGCAAATGGACATGGTCAAACTCGCATCGCTTGAAGAACTGTGGAAGTTGCCAATGACAAAGTGGCGCATCAAGCAGCACACTGATTTCGACCCGCGTGAAGAAGCACTGGTGACTGGTGAGATGCGTTACAGACATTACCACTTGATTTTTCGTCTTAATAATTGATCCACAGATCTACAGCTTCGCCGTGCGTACACGGATGACTGTTGTGTGTGTAAACACCTTATCACTGTTAGCAAACACGTATATTGTGTTTGGACCTAGAAGTAGCAACTGTGCAATCCGTCTAAAATAATACATGTAAATTTCATAAAAAATATGGAACCTTCAAAAGCTCCTTTGCGGAGGAACAATGCAAAACCGTTGCACTTATAGGCAAATAAGAAGAAAAGAGACAATGAGGCTAACAACAACCATGCCAAGAGAGGAATGTGCAGTCACCAACAATTAAAACATATAGCATGTTTGGGAGAACCATGTGTTAATCTGGCAAAACACTGTTTTTCGTGCGTGCGTATCATAGGGGGAGGGATCTGGAGGAGGCGTTGGCTAATTGTATGTTTCTTTTCACGCGTCAGCGCTTTGCATAATGTGGCAGACATCGGGCACTCGAACTTCATTCGTTCAGGACTCTTGTGTAGCTAGCACATTGTGCTTTTGTATATCTAGTGTATACAGTGTTTTTCCATAAAGTAATGAGGCTGGGCCTGGTAAAATAAATTTATTGATCCGATCGGTACATATTattaaaattcttcaaaatagTTTCCTTGGGCGTCGATACACCGCTGCAAAGGCTTCCTGGAAGTCAGTTCCCATAACCTCTTTCACAGACTCTGTGGCAGCCTGTTGAATGGCGGTAACATCGCCGAAACTGTGACCTTTCAGGCTTCTCTTTATCTTTGGGTGCAAGAAAAAGTCTGCCGTACTCTCACCAGGGCTGTGCAGTGGCTGTGACAAGGTTGCAACCCCTATCTGGCCTGGGTAGGCGGTCACAACGAAGGCAGTGTGGGTGTGGTGTTCTTGTTCATCACTCAATACTTTTGGCACCAATTCTGAACAAACTGAAGTTCAagttttcagaaataattttgtgaaTCGTTGTTTTGCACATGTTGAGGGCTTCAGTGATTAGCCTCATACTCGAACGACGGTCGGAGTTCAGGAGATTTTTTATTTTGGCCACATCATCGTCCAAGCCACTTGTCGAAGGGCATCCAGATCACTCCATGTCTACAACAGTCTCTCGTCCATTCTGAACTCACTGAACCACCAGAAAACCTAGGTCTTTGACAGGGTGTCGTCTTTGTAAGCATCCCTTAACCAAGGCAAGTGTCTTGGAAACAGTTTTGCCCAGGTGAAAGCAAAATTTAATTGTGCACCGTTGCTCCAGTGAACGTTCCATTTTTTACGTTTTCTGTCGTGACAAAAAGCTTGAAAACAGCTTTTGCGTCACTTCAGATCCTCACTGCGTCACAGCTTGGACGCTACTGCCGCCGGGTGTTACTTAGCTTAGAATCCTCACTACAAATCCCGCCTCCGTGAAGCACGCTACTGTACGCTACTGGCGACTGCAGTGACGTGTGGCAGACAGTATTATTACTTTATAGACAAACCCTATATGTATTGTATGACTCTTGCACAGGGtggtcatagaataaagaaccttTAAGTGGTTATTTaagaaagggaacacgcgagcgcatGGCGCATGCCCTGGAAGGTaggagcatcccctttgaaacagggtgatggcagttgccaccatgctcagatttttattttgccttttctttttatctgtgttgtgtgttattgaatttctcgattttctttaaatacgtcttcctacccttttaaccttatgtcacctctctgcttttgagccaccaatcttccaatcgctttttgctaatttccaccgcatatttatttacatgactattattatctctgaaccctagggcctcaggaagggtgagtgtggccgcatcgacatcgggcttgataccgtcacattttagtatgaggtgttccattgtttctacatatttacaacacacagtacatgtgtcttcctcttcgttaaatttctttttatagctccgcgttctaagacatcctgacctagcttcaaagagtagggcactgcctcttgagttatcataaaacgcttccttcctgatttGCTGTTTCCAGTAACAAtgtagttccacactatgcttcttttccattgaatttatccaatttttaccttccgcgtttttaacctttcgtttaatgctctgtctttcttcgtcctcgtgtctggcatacttactggttagcttcctagttcttttccgccattgtgagtcaatgctctttctgtataggtatctaAATGCCTTAGCTGCctacctgttatcgtccaatttcctcagatgtttttcatataggatgcgaaggctgcttagagcgccagcaagtgACAGCAAGGAGAAGCATGCCAGCTTGTGGCATCATCTGTTGGCGGCAAGAAGAACCAGGCATGGCCAAAGGCAAGCGCCTGTTAGAAATAGCCCCAAGTTTTAAGCTGGCCTACCCCAAAATTATGTTGGTCTTTACCCAAATTTCGGGTTGGCCCACCCCGactttcaagttgacccacccccacatttcaacttggcccactaccaaatttaagttggcccacccacaaattttaAGTGGGCGCATCCAAAAATTTAGTTTGTCCCATTTCCAAATTTGTTGGCCTACACCCAAAtttaaagttggcccacccctactataggctTCTCCATGTATTTCCTGTGGACCCTATGTGTCTCTATGGTTAGTCTctctaatcattttttttttcaattgttcctcATTGCTTATAAAGCTACTAATCATccacatttacactattataataaTTAAATGTCGTAACTTCACACAtgacgcttctttctttttttgcatatacaaggcattacacttttcacacAGTGGACAGTTCTTGCTGCggtactcaccaaagaatgctcaCTCTTTGAAATATGCTGGGAGAGCCTATTAACTAGCGGGCGTATGTTGGTCCTTCCTTGTTTCCAATGTGCACGCGACCGAGTGCGATTTGATAGCAGCAGGCGCTGCGTTGCAAGCCCCGCCTGTTGGGCATACATGTGGCATGGGAGGCAGTGCACAGCTGCTTGCCTATCAGCCGTGTCTGCTTATTCTGGCCGCCAATGGATGGTGCTACAAGTGAAAGTGCTTCTCTTTGCTGCCTGTTGCTTGCGCTCTAAGCAGCCCCTGCAGAGCAAAGGCCACGCGCTcttgtgttccctttcataaaggaccaccctgtacatAGTGCATTGACTCTGGTATATAAAGCGCACTGTATCCGACGATGTTGGGACCCATTTGCATTGGCCTGTGTCTGCGAAAAGCTTgaacaaaagagagaaaagagCTAGGTTGTGCTGAAGTTCTGTGATGCAACTACTTGTCTCGCTCAAAATGTGGTCACTTTAACTACTTAAAGGAAAGGGGAAGTAATCACAAATATTTTTGTTAGCTCATTGCACTTTTTCTCCGATAGCATTACATGACTCAAAATAAAAGCTTGATTGAGCATTATAACAATGCTGTGcctctttattgtttttttgaaTACAGGCGGCATTGACCTTCTCGTGGTACCTGCTGTAGCCTTCGCGCCACAGGGTGCCCGCCTGGGCCATGGAAAAGGATACTATGATATCTACTACAGTCGCTGCCTCAAAGCGCAAGCTCAAAGGCCTTACACTCTAGGTCTCTGCTTCTGCCAGCAAATTGTGCCAAACATACCATTAGGTGACCATGACATGATTGTTGATGAGGTTCTCCATGCCTGATTGATGCTAGGACTCCGCCAGTTTTGTGATGTCGCATTTATTCTACCATGACCACTGTCACTGACAAGCATCGGGTAATAAAACAGAGGCATATTTTATTAAATTCTTATATGTTCAGTTCTTCAAAATATGTACACAACTGTACATCTTGATGTAGGCCTGACTGCTTGGGCAGGTGTAAAACATCTTTTTTGGAGGAGCAGTATATCACCAAACAAAACATATATtcataattaataaagggaaaataagaaagGGAAATATATTCATAATTTTCAGTTAGTGCTAATGACAGTACAGGAAGGTGGCTAGAACACTCTTGTGCAGgctaaaatatttttttgtgcAAATTCTAACCAAATGTAGTGGTACTTCCTTGCCATTTAAGGCTACTGTGCTGACTATGATGCAAGAATTGAcactttttctttaaatacagtaGGTAAACATTTCTAAACAGTAATAAAAATTATGGTTATGTGAAAGTATTCATGTGATATTTAGGCATGATTTTATCATTAAACTTATGTCACTTTTGCCTGGTCATTCCAAAGCACTGTGTGgttctatgaaagtcatataaaACAACTTTAAAGTTCTATTTCGAGAGAAAGCTGGACCAGTATTAATGATATGGCTCCATTTTTGTAATTAGAGCCTTCCTACACCTGCAATGTGGCTTAGTTGCTGTCTGACATTTCGTAGTGATACCAAAGCACACTGAAACGACAATTTgaatgtgccattaaggacataAAATATTTATGCATTATGCTACCTCTGAAAGTATTGAAATTAAGGAATTATTCTTATTATTACTTgtaaatcgaagctttctttgcctacgtTGATCACTATTCTGGCGGAAATATTTGCAGATAGATATGTGAAGGTTATGTGAAACTACCAGCGAAGTGGGTTATACAGCCTttgtatgctgaccaagtatgcagataataattaaaattttaaggcgaaagccactcgttacaatggctcatacccgacaAACGCGGCGTCTAGTACAGTGATGCAAAAGATAtcataatcaggaatggctcatacccccgtaagcaatcaaagatgcaatggctgaatatgaatgaagaaatgaaagagagaaagaacaaacaaagagaatgaaagaaaaaaagaagaaaaaaaagagaatgaaagcaCCTTTAGGCAGAGCATTTGGTACTTGCATGTGTCGTTAAGGAGGTAGACCAACAGTGCCATATGTttacactgcggctcgttatgtcttgcaagaagtctgacccctctgataaacttaatgcattaccatgcgtgcagcaggcttttgccttcacatgttacagaagtgtaacatgctgccgactTTCTTTTACTATATTGACGTCCTACATGAAATGTgacatataatgtcggctcacaggcATCTCTAAAGTACACCGATCTATAAATAAAAGGGTTAACTCTATTGAACAGCTTTgctttataaattttttttatttagcaagTAAGTATGTGTGTATGCCTGTTCTCGGACACTCCTTCAGAGTGGGCATTTCCCACTATGACAcctacataaaacctgaacattTTATCTCGGCTTACAGGTATCCTTAAAGCACACCGATTTGTTAATATAATGGTTTATTATATTTCACAAATTCCTTGagttgccttttttctttttagccatTTCGTATGTGCCGCTGCAAATGTTGCCTCTTCTTGGCCAATC comes from the Dermacentor variabilis isolate Ectoservices chromosome 2, ASM5094787v1, whole genome shotgun sequence genome and includes:
- the Mthfs gene encoding methenyltetrahydrofolate synthetase gives rise to the protein MTFSAAMAAASLKAAKNAVRAEMKKQLKSMTAEDRLRQSKIILDKFVNHSRYKASKRISIFVNMETEVSTEPIIRQIINDGKECFIPKYDDQSQQMDMVKLASLEELWKLPMTKWRIKQHTDFDPREEALVTGGIDLLVVPAVAFAPQGARLGHGKGYYDIYYSRCLKAQAQRPYTLGLCFCQQIVPNIPLGDHDMIVDEVLHA